From one Prochlorococcus marinus str. MIT 0912 genomic stretch:
- a CDS encoding DUF2862 domain-containing protein, whose product MAKPASLTRIGSKIKINIEQVRDRIPSDLIKQLSEDPRGTVMDYKMTDGRGIGLVLKLKDGSQNWFFEDEVS is encoded by the coding sequence ATGGCCAAGCCAGCCTCCCTAACTAGGATAGGATCAAAAATCAAAATTAATATTGAACAAGTTCGTGATCGCATACCTTCTGATTTGATTAAGCAACTTTCAGAAGATCCAAGAGGAACAGTAATGGATTACAAAATGACTGATGGTAGAGGAATTGGTTTGGTGCTTAAACTTAAAGATGGCAGCCAAAATTGGTTCTTCGAAGATGAAGTTTCTTAA
- the hisF gene encoding imidazole glycerol phosphate synthase subunit HisF — protein sequence MVALRLIPCLDVSNGRVVKGVNFVGLRDAGDPVELGCRYSKAGADELVFLDITATHEKRSTLVDMVRRTSEAVTIPFTVGGGISSLNGINELLRAGADKVSLNSSAVKDPSLISEGSNCFGSQCIVVAIDAKKNKIIPNKWDVYVSGGRKNTGLDVVEWAEKVYEFGAGEILLTSMDGDGTQNGYDIELTKSISEKVPIPVIASGGAGCLRHIKEAFTLGKSSAALLASLLHDGQLTIREIKEYLIKENLPIRPIE from the coding sequence ATGGTTGCTTTAAGATTAATTCCTTGTCTTGATGTTTCAAACGGACGAGTAGTAAAGGGGGTTAATTTCGTTGGATTGCGTGATGCAGGCGACCCAGTTGAGTTGGGATGTAGATATAGCAAGGCTGGAGCGGATGAATTGGTCTTTCTTGACATAACAGCTACACACGAGAAAAGATCAACTTTGGTTGATATGGTTAGACGCACATCCGAAGCTGTAACGATTCCATTTACTGTTGGAGGAGGAATAAGTTCATTAAATGGAATAAATGAATTATTAAGAGCAGGCGCTGACAAAGTAAGTTTAAATTCAAGTGCTGTTAAGGACCCTTCCTTAATTTCTGAAGGGTCAAATTGTTTTGGTTCTCAATGTATTGTGGTTGCAATAGATGCAAAAAAGAACAAAATCATTCCTAATAAGTGGGACGTTTATGTAAGTGGTGGAAGAAAAAATACAGGTTTAGATGTGGTTGAATGGGCAGAAAAAGTATATGAATTTGGAGCAGGCGAAATTCTATTAACGTCTATGGACGGTGATGGGACTCAAAATGGTTATGACATAGAACTTACGAAATCTATTTCTGAGAAAGTTCCAATACCAGTAATAGCTTCTGGAGGGGCTGGTTGCTTGAGACACATTAAAGAGGCTTTTACTCTTGGGAAATCCTCAGCCGCTCTCTTGGCTTCCTTGTTACACGATGGACAATTAACTATTAGAGAAATAAAAGAATATTTAATTAAAGAGAATTTGCCCATAAGACCAATCGAATAA
- the ubiE gene encoding bifunctional demethylmenaquinone methyltransferase/2-methoxy-6-polyprenyl-1,4-benzoquinol methylase UbiE — MRPGNNKSIEEMFNSISSRYDFLNDIFSFGLHRFWKRKLLDILNPTFGEKWIDICCGTGDMSIMLARYIKSSENIIGIDSAAQALLVARERSKQNYSSIEWINGDALETNLKSDQFDGVLMAYGLRNLSSSFAGLKEALRILKPGGRAGILDFRSFEGRCIQGLFQKFYLSFYVVPIASLFGLGKEYSYIKKSLINFPSGEKQIHLALSAGFKKAKYQTLANGQMGILLLEA, encoded by the coding sequence ATGAGGCCTGGTAATAATAAATCTATAGAGGAAATGTTTAACTCAATTTCTTCAAGATATGATTTTTTAAATGATATATTTAGTTTCGGATTACATAGGTTTTGGAAAAGAAAATTGTTGGATATTCTTAATCCGACTTTTGGAGAGAAATGGATAGATATTTGTTGTGGTACGGGAGATATGTCAATAATGTTGGCTAGATATATAAAAAGCTCTGAAAACATTATTGGAATAGATTCAGCTGCTCAAGCATTATTAGTAGCGAGAGAAAGATCTAAACAAAACTATTCTTCAATTGAATGGATAAATGGTGATGCTCTGGAGACAAATCTTAAATCAGATCAATTTGATGGCGTTTTAATGGCCTATGGCTTAAGGAATCTTTCCAGTTCATTCGCTGGACTAAAAGAAGCTTTAAGGATTTTGAAACCAGGTGGAAGAGCTGGAATTTTAGATTTTAGATCTTTTGAAGGACGTTGCATTCAAGGACTATTCCAAAAATTTTATTTAAGTTTTTATGTAGTTCCTATTGCATCACTTTTTGGTTTAGGAAAAGAATATTCATACATAAAAAAAAGCTTAATTAACTTCCCTTCAGGCGAAAAACAAATTCATTTGGCACTTTCTGCGGGCTTTAAAAAAGCAAAATACCAAACTTTAGCAAATGGGCAAATGGGGATTTTATTACTTGAAGCGTAA
- a CDS encoding DUF721 domain-containing protein, whose product MILKDLKHKTKEKRERSIYSCLEEIKASWKGEVGGLIQDWVEIAGEQLALNCTPLYIKNKILTIGASHPQWRQALQYNRLELIESLKSYGYQIRDLRIRQHYPIDLVTRESEKEIWEKHPSRIDKNGTTNCPFCKVPSPKGEVKLWGKCSFCRRKELRID is encoded by the coding sequence TTGATTTTAAAAGACTTAAAGCATAAAACAAAAGAAAAAAGAGAGCGGTCAATATATTCATGCTTAGAAGAAATCAAGGCTTCGTGGAAAGGAGAGGTAGGAGGCCTTATTCAAGATTGGGTAGAAATAGCTGGAGAGCAACTCGCATTGAATTGCACACCACTTTACATAAAAAATAAAATTTTAACTATCGGAGCAAGCCATCCACAGTGGAGACAAGCTCTCCAATACAACCGTTTAGAGTTAATTGAATCTTTAAAATCATATGGATATCAAATAAGAGATCTACGAATTAGACAGCATTATCCTATTGATTTAGTCACTAGAGAAAGTGAAAAAGAAATCTGGGAAAAACACCCAAGTAGAATTGATAAAAATGGAACTACGAATTGTCCTTTTTGCAAAGTGCCTTCTCCTAAGGGAGAGGTAAAATTATGGGGCAAATGTAGTTTTTGTAGAAGGAAAGAATTGAGAATAGATTGA
- a CDS encoding PspA/IM30 family protein, which yields MGLLDRLSRLIRANLNAFVNEVEDPIKILDQSVADMQEDLVKLRQAVAMAIASQKRLENQANQAKEQIKNWFSRAELALKKGEDDLAREALSRKKTFQETFESLSAQFQTQNGQVEKLKKSLLLLERKIAEARTKKEMLKARAQAAKAQQQIQSAVGDLGSKSAMAAFERMEDKVEALEASSQAALELAGEDLESKFAELEGGDDIEKELESLRTQLKSGVEVIALPPSDLDFNEVNKVEIKEVEVELEEMKKSMDNS from the coding sequence ATGGGATTATTAGATAGGTTAAGCCGCTTAATAAGGGCAAATTTAAATGCTTTTGTTAATGAGGTAGAAGATCCAATAAAAATACTTGATCAGTCTGTTGCTGATATGCAAGAAGATCTAGTAAAACTTCGTCAAGCGGTAGCTATGGCTATCGCAAGTCAAAAAAGGTTAGAGAATCAGGCAAATCAAGCAAAAGAACAAATTAAAAATTGGTTTTCTAGAGCTGAGCTAGCCTTGAAAAAAGGAGAGGATGATTTAGCCAGAGAAGCATTGAGTAGAAAAAAAACTTTTCAAGAAACTTTTGAATCTTTATCGGCTCAATTTCAAACTCAAAATGGTCAAGTTGAAAAACTAAAGAAAAGCCTTTTGTTACTAGAAAGAAAGATTGCCGAAGCTCGAACTAAAAAAGAGATGCTAAAAGCAAGAGCGCAGGCCGCTAAAGCTCAGCAACAAATTCAAAGCGCAGTGGGTGATTTAGGTAGTAAGTCTGCCATGGCTGCTTTTGAAAGAATGGAAGATAAAGTTGAGGCATTGGAAGCTTCTAGTCAAGCAGCATTGGAGTTGGCTGGAGAAGATCTAGAAAGTAAATTCGCAGAATTAGAAGGAGGTGATGATATAGAGAAAGAATTAGAGTCATTGAGGACTCAATTGAAATCAGGAGTTGAGGTAATAGCTCTACCTCCGTCTGATTTAGATTTCAATGAAGTAAATAAAGTAGAAATTAAAGAAGTTGAAGTTGAATTAGAGGAGATGAAAAAGTCAATGGATAATTCTTAA
- a CDS encoding biotin--[acetyl-CoA-carboxylase] ligase, giving the protein MNNQKLDIGVGLIYRYHKLNYPSPTSWKLRLKHICASTEIELSNWIAENPVKKNQPKAIFSSSQNFAKGQVGRIWHAPKGGIWVSAAIKKECCCENNSQLFGLAVALALVERLERIGIIVNIKWPNDLLVDGKKLAGILPRLFFRGGKLRLLRVGVGLNVFNNVPTEGISLKQIIGNKKMNINFWSSEVLLAIERSLDFLDNTKFLRSQVQQRLWSKKYIDNETGYHWDIKGIDLSGRLIISKENREKVLSTSSRLI; this is encoded by the coding sequence ATGAATAATCAAAAATTGGATATAGGGGTTGGATTGATATATAGATATCACAAATTAAATTATCCCTCTCCAACATCTTGGAAATTAAGGTTGAAACATATTTGCGCTAGTACGGAAATAGAGCTATCGAATTGGATCGCAGAGAATCCAGTAAAAAAAAATCAGCCAAAAGCAATTTTTTCTTCCTCCCAAAATTTTGCTAAAGGGCAAGTTGGTCGTATTTGGCACGCGCCGAAAGGAGGGATTTGGGTAAGTGCAGCTATTAAGAAAGAATGTTGCTGTGAAAATAACTCTCAGCTTTTCGGTTTAGCGGTGGCATTAGCTTTGGTTGAAAGACTTGAACGTATAGGAATTATTGTCAATATAAAATGGCCAAATGATCTATTGGTTGATGGTAAAAAATTAGCTGGAATTTTACCTAGATTATTTTTCAGAGGAGGAAAACTTCGATTATTAAGAGTAGGGGTAGGTTTAAACGTTTTTAATAATGTTCCAACAGAAGGGATTTCATTAAAACAAATTATTGGAAATAAAAAGATGAATATCAATTTTTGGTCATCAGAAGTTTTACTCGCAATAGAGAGATCATTAGATTTTTTAGATAATACAAAATTTTTACGTAGTCAAGTTCAACAAAGATTGTGGTCAAAAAAATATATTGACAATGAAACCGGCTATCATTGGGATATCAAAGGTATTGACCTGAGTGGCAGATTGATAATTTCTAAAGAAAATAGAGAAAAAGTATTGTCTACTTCATCACGCTTGATTTAG
- a CDS encoding ABC transporter ATP-binding protein yields MDNQIKSLKKSVARLTNVNKFYGEGSGKVKALDQLNLEVFQGDYLAVMGASGSGKSTAMNILGCLDRPTNGTYELNGTAVEKLDDDLLADIRNKELGFVFQQFHLLQEVSALENVMLPMIYACVPSLERKKRAEEALNRVGLGNRMSNLPNQLSGGQQQRVAIARAIINQPSLLLADEPTGALDSKTTEDVLNLFDQLHSQGITIVLVTHEDNVGQRAKKIARFRDGKVTDISQN; encoded by the coding sequence TTGGATAACCAAATCAAATCATTGAAAAAATCTGTAGCTCGACTAACGAATGTAAATAAATTTTACGGAGAAGGCTCTGGCAAAGTTAAAGCTCTTGACCAACTAAACCTTGAGGTTTTTCAGGGGGATTATCTTGCTGTGATGGGTGCGAGTGGATCTGGTAAAAGTACTGCAATGAATATACTGGGATGCCTTGATCGCCCTACTAATGGGACATATGAATTAAATGGGACTGCGGTTGAGAAGCTTGATGATGACTTGCTAGCAGATATTAGAAATAAAGAACTTGGTTTTGTTTTTCAGCAATTTCATCTACTTCAAGAAGTTTCAGCACTTGAGAATGTAATGCTCCCAATGATTTATGCATGCGTCCCCTCTTTAGAGAGAAAAAAGCGAGCTGAAGAGGCTCTAAATCGAGTAGGGCTTGGGAACAGAATGAGCAATCTTCCTAACCAATTGTCTGGAGGGCAACAACAGAGAGTTGCCATAGCAAGAGCAATAATCAATCAACCGTCACTTTTATTGGCAGATGAACCAACTGGTGCTCTTGATTCCAAAACTACTGAAGATGTTTTAAATCTTTTCGACCAACTTCATAGTCAAGGAATCACAATTGTATTAGTGACTCATGAAGATAATGTTGGTCAAAGAGCAAAAAAAATTGCAAGATTTAGAGATGGCAAGGTAACCGATATTTCTCAAAATTAA
- a CDS encoding NAD(P)H-quinone oxidoreductase subunit N: protein MLELLSFQIFINEPVELLNLSLNAKAVLPEAAVLIAMLGTLLVDLAGEKISARWSPPICYAGLLTSLILLAIQWNGEIQESFLGAFIADNLAIAFRGVIALSTLISLLISWRYAEQNGSPIGEFAAILLAATLGAMLLCGSTDLVSVFISLETLSVASYLLSGYLKRDSRSSEAALKYLLVGSAAAAVFLYGASLLYGISGSTNLRDIGITLVNAPTPLSALALVFVLSTVAFKIAAVPFHQWTPDVYEGSPTPVVAFLSVGSKAAGFALAIRILVGCFSAFDTQWKLLFTVLAVLSMSLGNVVALAQKSMKRMLAYSSIGQAGFVMIGLVCGTEDGFAAMVLYMAAYLFMNLGAFACIILFSIRTGSDQISDYAGLYQKDPLITLGLSLCLLSLGGIPPMLGFFGKIYLFFAGWADGQYLLVSVGLVTSVISIYYYISVIKMMVVTEPKEASAVVKAYPSIEWSIPGMSSLKVALIFCVLITAIGGIISNPLFDFADSAVNGTPLLQEAITLASKSSIG from the coding sequence ATGTTAGAACTTTTGTCTTTTCAAATATTCATAAACGAGCCCGTAGAGCTTTTAAATCTCTCTTTAAATGCAAAAGCTGTATTACCAGAGGCAGCAGTTCTAATAGCAATGCTAGGGACACTTTTAGTTGATTTGGCTGGTGAAAAGATTTCAGCCCGTTGGTCGCCTCCAATTTGTTATGCAGGTCTTTTAACTTCTTTAATTTTGCTTGCAATTCAATGGAACGGAGAAATTCAAGAATCTTTCTTAGGTGCATTCATAGCAGACAATCTTGCTATTGCTTTTAGAGGTGTAATAGCACTATCAACTCTTATTTCTCTGCTAATCAGTTGGAGGTACGCTGAACAAAATGGCAGTCCCATTGGTGAATTTGCAGCAATATTATTAGCTGCCACTCTGGGAGCAATGCTTCTATGTGGTTCAACTGATTTGGTGAGTGTTTTTATTTCATTAGAAACACTTTCTGTTGCTAGCTACCTTCTTTCCGGATATCTCAAAAGAGATTCAAGAAGTTCAGAAGCAGCTTTAAAATATCTATTAGTGGGCTCGGCTGCTGCAGCCGTATTTCTCTATGGAGCATCTCTACTTTATGGAATAAGCGGGTCTACAAACCTAAGAGATATTGGAATAACCCTTGTAAATGCTCCAACTCCTTTATCTGCCTTAGCGCTTGTTTTCGTTTTATCGACAGTAGCCTTCAAAATAGCTGCAGTCCCCTTTCACCAATGGACACCAGATGTTTATGAGGGTTCTCCTACTCCAGTAGTTGCATTTTTATCGGTAGGGTCCAAAGCAGCAGGCTTTGCACTTGCCATAAGGATACTAGTCGGATGTTTTAGCGCTTTTGACACGCAATGGAAATTGCTTTTTACTGTTTTAGCAGTTCTTAGTATGTCCCTGGGGAATGTTGTAGCGCTAGCTCAAAAATCAATGAAAAGGATGCTTGCTTATAGCTCAATTGGACAAGCCGGATTTGTAATGATTGGATTAGTTTGCGGAACTGAAGATGGTTTCGCTGCAATGGTTTTATATATGGCAGCTTATTTATTTATGAATCTTGGTGCTTTTGCATGCATAATCCTTTTCTCAATTAGAACCGGTAGTGATCAAATCTCAGATTATGCAGGGCTCTACCAAAAAGATCCATTGATCACCCTAGGATTAAGTCTATGCCTACTTTCATTGGGAGGAATTCCTCCCATGTTGGGCTTTTTTGGAAAAATTTACTTATTTTTTGCTGGATGGGCAGATGGACAATACTTACTAGTGAGTGTTGGATTGGTTACCTCAGTAATTTCAATTTACTATTACATCTCAGTTATAAAAATGATGGTCGTCACAGAACCTAAAGAAGCTTCCGCAGTTGTTAAAGCATATCCATCTATAGAATGGTCAATTCCAGGAATGTCATCTCTCAAAGTAGCTTTGATTTTTTGTGTTCTCATAACTGCTATTGGTGGAATAATTTCGAACCCTCTCTTTGACTTTGCTGATAGTGCGGTAAATGGGACTCCATTACTTCAAGAAGCTATTACTCTTGCAAGTAAGAGTTCAATTGGATAA
- the topA gene encoding type I DNA topoisomerase, with translation MPTDHTLVIVESPTKAKTIRGFLPKDFQVLASMGHVRDLPNNASEIPAKHKGEKWATIGVNTTADFDPLYVVPKDKKKIVKELKQSLKGASELLLATDEDREGESISWHLMNVLDPKIPVKRMVFHEITKEAISKALSKTREIDMELVHAQETRRILDRLVGYTLSPLLWKKVSWGLSAGRVQSVAVRLLVLRERARRSFKSGSYWDLKAKLEKEGGEFEVKMTSIGGQRIASGSDFDESTGLLKSGRNVKLLKEEESKELAKKLNTDIWKVINVEEKPSIRKPVPPFTTSTLQQEANRKLRLSARETMRCAQGLYERGFITYMRTDSVHLSEQAINASRNCVESKYGVEYLSKKPRQFSNKTRNAQEAHEAIRPSGEIFKTPKESELQGRDLSLYELIWKRTVASQMADARLTMLGVELQASDVTFRASGKRIDFPGFFRAYVEGSDDPDSALEGQEVLLPKLAVGDSPTAKNVEALGHQTQPPARYSEASLVKTLEKEGIGRPSTYASIIGTIVDRGYSILNNNSLTPSFTAFAVTALLEEHFPDLVDTSFTARMESTLDEISTGKVSWLPYLKGFYKGDTGLESQVQQREGDIDGGEFRAVSLEGLSSLVRLGKFGTYLESKQLGENGKPITATLPQEITPADLDEDIAEMILKQKAEGPESLGVDPDTGQNLYLLNGRYGHFVQRGLVVELKDLGIPKGKKKLGNLRLFKSSQYGLYLKQDSSKVQVLLPENIKEEEIDVEKALEFLDDKSLKKAPNPKRTSLPKNLKPENLTFEEALGLIQLPRLLGEHPEGGKVQSSLGRFGPYVVWSKDGGEKDYRSIKGEDDVLQVSLERALELLSIPKRGRGGRTALKELGAPEGEKETIQLFNGPYGLYVKQGKVNASLPEGKSAEDITIEEAIELLAAKKSSKKTTTKKKKSTKKTAKKDMDISSITSSTRKAPSTTKTGRLRASKVRVIKTK, from the coding sequence ATGCCCACTGACCATACCCTGGTAATTGTTGAAAGTCCCACAAAGGCAAAAACTATCAGAGGGTTTTTACCTAAGGATTTTCAAGTTCTTGCGTCAATGGGGCATGTAAGAGACTTGCCCAATAATGCCTCTGAGATTCCTGCAAAACACAAAGGGGAAAAGTGGGCAACTATTGGTGTTAATACAACTGCTGATTTTGATCCTTTGTATGTAGTACCCAAAGACAAGAAAAAAATTGTCAAGGAATTAAAACAATCTTTGAAAGGTGCTAGTGAGTTGTTGCTTGCGACTGATGAAGATAGAGAAGGGGAAAGTATTAGTTGGCATTTGATGAATGTGCTTGATCCCAAAATCCCTGTGAAGAGGATGGTTTTTCATGAGATAACTAAAGAAGCTATTTCCAAAGCACTATCGAAAACAAGAGAAATTGATATGGAATTGGTTCATGCCCAAGAAACAAGGAGGATTTTAGACAGATTAGTTGGATATACTTTGTCGCCTCTTTTATGGAAAAAAGTTTCTTGGGGTTTATCTGCTGGAAGAGTCCAATCAGTTGCTGTAAGATTGCTCGTTCTGAGAGAGAGAGCAAGAAGATCTTTTAAAAGCGGAAGTTATTGGGACTTAAAAGCAAAATTAGAAAAAGAAGGTGGTGAATTTGAGGTGAAAATGACCTCAATTGGGGGGCAAAGAATTGCTAGTGGTAGTGATTTTGATGAGTCCACTGGATTGTTGAAATCTGGCAGGAATGTCAAATTACTTAAGGAAGAAGAATCTAAGGAACTTGCTAAAAAGTTAAATACTGATATTTGGAAAGTTATAAATGTCGAAGAAAAACCGTCAATCCGTAAACCAGTCCCTCCTTTTACAACAAGCACATTACAACAAGAAGCTAATAGAAAACTTCGATTATCAGCTAGGGAGACCATGAGATGTGCCCAGGGTTTGTATGAAAGAGGTTTTATCACATATATGAGAACAGATTCTGTTCATCTGTCCGAACAGGCAATTAATGCCTCACGAAATTGTGTTGAATCAAAATATGGAGTTGAATATTTAAGTAAAAAGCCCCGCCAATTCTCTAACAAGACGAGAAATGCTCAAGAAGCTCATGAAGCAATTCGTCCCTCTGGTGAGATTTTTAAAACCCCCAAAGAGTCCGAATTACAAGGGCGGGACCTTTCTTTATATGAACTTATTTGGAAACGAACAGTTGCCAGTCAAATGGCCGACGCAAGGTTGACAATGCTTGGAGTGGAATTACAAGCATCGGATGTAACTTTTCGGGCTAGTGGTAAACGAATAGATTTCCCTGGCTTCTTCAGAGCTTATGTTGAAGGTAGTGATGATCCAGATAGTGCGCTTGAAGGACAAGAAGTGCTTTTGCCTAAATTAGCTGTTGGAGATTCTCCAACAGCAAAGAATGTAGAGGCGTTGGGGCATCAGACTCAGCCTCCTGCTAGATATAGCGAAGCTTCATTAGTTAAAACACTTGAGAAAGAAGGTATAGGTCGTCCGTCAACATATGCAAGCATTATAGGAACAATCGTAGATCGAGGTTATTCAATCCTCAATAATAATTCTTTGACTCCAAGCTTTACAGCATTTGCTGTTACGGCACTTCTAGAAGAACATTTCCCTGATCTTGTAGATACCAGTTTTACAGCTCGAATGGAATCTACACTTGATGAGATCTCAACAGGGAAAGTGAGTTGGCTACCATACCTTAAGGGCTTTTATAAAGGTGATACTGGTCTAGAGAGTCAAGTTCAACAAAGAGAAGGAGATATAGACGGGGGAGAATTTCGAGCAGTTTCCTTGGAGGGACTTTCATCTCTTGTTAGGTTGGGCAAATTCGGAACATATCTCGAATCAAAGCAACTTGGTGAAAATGGTAAGCCCATAACAGCAACTCTTCCGCAGGAAATTACTCCCGCAGACCTGGACGAGGATATCGCAGAGATGATCTTGAAACAAAAAGCTGAGGGCCCTGAATCACTTGGAGTTGATCCTGATACTGGACAGAATTTATATCTATTAAATGGTAGATATGGTCATTTTGTTCAAAGGGGTTTAGTAGTCGAATTGAAAGATCTTGGGATTCCAAAAGGTAAGAAAAAGCTAGGTAATCTTCGCTTGTTTAAAAGTAGTCAATATGGACTCTATCTAAAGCAGGATTCATCAAAGGTTCAAGTTTTGTTGCCGGAAAATATAAAAGAAGAAGAGATTGATGTTGAAAAAGCACTTGAATTTTTAGATGACAAATCATTAAAAAAAGCTCCAAATCCGAAAAGGACTTCATTGCCAAAGAATTTAAAACCAGAGAACTTGACTTTTGAGGAGGCCCTTGGATTAATTCAATTACCACGTCTACTCGGAGAGCATCCAGAGGGAGGTAAAGTGCAATCAAGTTTGGGTAGATTTGGTCCCTATGTGGTTTGGAGCAAAGATGGTGGTGAGAAAGATTATCGCTCAATAAAGGGAGAAGATGATGTTCTTCAAGTAAGCCTAGAAAGAGCGCTTGAGCTTTTATCTATCCCTAAAAGAGGTAGAGGTGGTAGAACTGCCTTGAAGGAACTTGGTGCCCCAGAGGGAGAGAAAGAAACCATCCAACTATTTAATGGCCCTTATGGCTTATATGTTAAACAAGGCAAAGTAAATGCTTCTCTACCAGAGGGCAAAAGCGCTGAAGATATCACTATTGAGGAGGCTATTGAATTATTGGCAGCTAAGAAATCAAGTAAAAAGACAACAACTAAGAAAAAAAAATCTACGAAAAAAACAGCTAAGAAAGATATGGATATATCATCAATAACAAGTAGTACCCGAAAAGCACCTTCTACAACTAAAACAGGACGTTTAAGAGCGAGTAAAGTAAGAGTAATTAAAACAAAATAA
- a CDS encoding DUF2232 domain-containing protein — protein MTLNNKNLLKSRSFYKSPLSKRKALKIVESSYLAAATALIWIALYYLPIGGAVFRLALPLPLALLQVRRGVKTGIEGVTICVMLLTALMGPLRGPLVLFPYGLLSLWLGYSWQKGWNWWLSWSVGVSIGTMGFLIRVFALSVLVGENLWVILTRAGAGLLEKGIDIFNLSFTPDMRQVQIVALCLIITQEIVYVLCIHALAYWIFPRLKSSIPEPPALLENLISLESN, from the coding sequence TTGACCTTAAATAACAAAAATCTTTTAAAAAGTCGATCTTTTTATAAATCTCCTCTAAGTAAGAGGAAAGCCTTGAAAATCGTTGAGTCCTCTTATCTTGCTGCTGCAACAGCTTTGATTTGGATAGCTCTTTATTATTTGCCTATAGGTGGGGCTGTTTTTCGTCTTGCTTTACCATTGCCATTGGCTCTTCTTCAGGTTAGGAGAGGTGTGAAAACAGGCATTGAGGGAGTGACAATATGCGTAATGTTATTAACTGCTCTGATGGGTCCGCTTAGAGGACCTTTAGTTCTTTTCCCATATGGATTACTTTCTTTATGGTTAGGATATAGTTGGCAGAAGGGTTGGAATTGGTGGTTAAGTTGGAGTGTTGGAGTCTCAATCGGAACGATGGGTTTTCTTATTAGGGTCTTCGCATTATCTGTGTTGGTTGGTGAGAATTTGTGGGTTATTCTTACTCGTGCTGGAGCTGGATTGCTTGAAAAAGGAATAGACATTTTCAATCTTTCTTTTACTCCTGATATGAGACAAGTCCAAATAGTTGCATTATGTCTAATTATTACTCAAGAAATCGTTTACGTTCTTTGCATACATGCTTTGGCTTATTGGATTTTTCCTAGGCTCAAGTCATCAATACCTGAACCACCCGCATTGCTAGAAAATCTAATTTCTTTAGAATCTAATTGA